TTCGGTCAGCACCACGGCCTATGCGTGGGAAAACTTCGGCCTGTACCCGGATGAGGAGTACACTGCCAGGATGCTGGTGGTCTACGAAGCGCCGGACTACGTAAAGGAAGAGCTGAAAGAAGCAAACGCCCAGCTGGAACAGAAACCCATTGGCCGGGACGCACTGGTGTTCATCGTGAACGAGAACAATCCGGTCAAGAGCCTGACCCGGCAGCAGCTGAAGGATATCTATGCCGGTAAGATCACCAACTGGAAAGAAGTGGGCGGCGAGGATCTTGCCATCGTGCCCTTCCAGCGGGGCGAAGACTCCGGCAGCCAGACCCTGTTCCGCAAGCTGCTCATTCAGGGCGGCGAACTGATGGACCCGCCCACCGAGCTGGCTCCCGCTGCCATGGGTGAGCTGGTGGATAGCATCGCCGCCTACAACAACAGCGCCAATGCCATCGGCTTCTCGGTCTACTACTACATCGACCAGATGTACTCCCAGCCCGGCCTGCGTCTGCTGGCCGTGGACGGCGTGACCCCTTCCAACGACACCATCGCCAGCGAAAGCTACCCGCTGTGCAACGAGTTCTATGCCGTTCTCCATGCGGACGCTGCCGCCGACAGCCCGGAACGCCAGCTTTACGACTGGCTGGATACCGCCGCCGGACAGGACTGCATCAAAAAATCCGGCTATGTAGCGGTGGCACCCGCCACTGCAGCGAACAGTGCCGTCTGATCTTCTAGCAATTGACAGCTTTCTGCATTTCTGTTACAATATTACACATGAATGTTGAAACTTTTTTGCAAAGGAAGGCTCAATATGGACAATTCCTCCTCCCATGTGGAAAGCCGCTGGCGCACCCAGCTGCGCAACCGCATCATTCAGGCGTCCAGTCTGCTGGAAATTTTGCTCTCCGGCCTTGTGCTCATCGGCCTGCTGCTCAGCGCTGTGCCGCTCATCAAGTGGATGCCCGGCCTGCTGTTTGACGGCAACGAAGTGGAGATCCGCATTTTTCTGGAGCGGAGCCTTGACATCGTGATCGGCATCGAGTTCATCAAAATGCTGGCCAAGCACAGCCCCGGCAGCAGTCTGGAAGTGCTGCTCTACGCCATTGCCCGTCATCTGGTAGTGGGCCATGACTCGGCAGTAGAAAACCTGCTCAGCGTGGGAGCCATCGCCCTGATTTTTATTGTGCGCAAGTTCTTCTTTGTGCCGGCCTTTGGTGCCCACCTGCCGGATGGCCACCCGGCACCGGATCTTTCACCTCGCCAGAGCGGCATCCCCGCCGATGCGTTTCTCTCCCGCCTGAAGGAGCGCGCCAAGGCCGAGGCGGCCGAGGCCATTCCTTCCGAAGAAGAGACTTTTGACGAGTACGATTTTGAGCAGGCCGCCCCGGAACCAAAATAACATAAACAAAAATGCCCCGCAGCACTGCCGGAAAACCAGCAGGCTGCGGGGCATTTTATAATGCTTTTATTTTTTATTGTGCTTTCCGAAGCGGTACTCTTTGCCCTCACGGATGCGCTGGATATTGGCGCGGTGCATATAGATCACCATGCCGGACATAAAGCCGGAGCCAATGGCGCACACCAGCATATCACCGGCGGCATAGCCCTGCAGGGAACCGTAAATGATGGTCAGCACCGGGTAGAGTGCTGCCATGGCCACGCTGCCCAGCGACACCATGCCGGTGGGGATCAGGCACACCAGAAAGATAATGGCCAGAAACGGCAGCAGCACCGGCTGGATGGCCAGAATGGCACCAGCTGCCACCAGCACGCCCTTGCCGCCTTTGAACCCGAAGTACAGCGGGTACAGATGGCCCAGCACTGCAAAGATGGCGGCCAGATAGACACCCAGATACGGCGAAACGCCGGCATCGGCGGGCAGCATGTGGAACAGCCACCGGCCGATGCACACGGCCAGCACGCCCTTGAGCACATCGCCTGTCGCGGTCATGGCGGCAGCCTTCTTGCCAAAGGTGCGCAGCATGTTGGTCATGCCGGCCGCACCGCTGCCATGATTGCGCACGTCGTCATGATATACGAATTTGCTGACGAGGATGCCGGTATCCACACTGCCCAGCAGGTACGCCTGCAGGATGGTGGCTGCGGCAATCAGGATCGCTTTCATCATAGAAACGGATGCCTCCTTTGCGGGCGCTTACACGTCCTTTGCGCCCACTTCGCCGGAGCCGCGCTCGCGGATCACCAGACGGATGGGAGTGTGTTCCAGACCAAAGTTCTCGCGGATCTGGTTGATCAGATACCGCTGGTAGCTGAAATGGAACAGCTGCTTCGAATTCACAAAGGCCACGAACGTGGGCGGGCGGGTGGATGCCTGAGTCAGATAGAAGATCTTCAGGCGGCGGCCCTTGTCGCTGGGCGGCTGCATCCGGGCTGTGGCGCGGGCCAGCATCTCGTTCAGCACGCCGGTGGGCACGCGGGCACCGTTCTGGCTGTCCACATCGCGGATCAGCTGCATGAGCTTGTTCACGTTGTAGCCGGTCTGAGCCGAGATGAAGATGATAGGAGCATAGCCCATAAAGCTGAAGCACTCGGCATAATCGCGGCGCTGCAGCTCCATGGTGTTGGTCTCCTTGCCTTCCACCGCGTCCCACTTGTTGACGACGATGATGCACGCCTTGCCCTGATCGTGGGCATAACCGGCCACCTTGCTGTCCTGCTCGGTAAAACCGACGGTGGCATCCACAAGGATCAGCGCCACACGGCTGCGCTCCACAGCGGCCAGTGCGCGCACTACCATATAACGCTCCAGACCGTCGGTGATGTTGCTGCGCTTGCGCAGACCGGCGGTATCGGTAAAGATGAACTTGCCATAAGCGTTGTCCACCGGGGTGTCAATGGCATCACGGGTGGTGCCCGCCTCGTTTGCCACGATCATGCGGTTCTCGCCCAGAATGCGGTTGGTCAGGCTGGACTTGCCCACATTCGGGCGGCCGATGATGGCAACCGGGATGCGGTCCTCTTCCACCACCGTCTCGCTGAAGTCCAGATGGGCGCACACAGCGTCCAGCAGGTCGCCGGTGCCGTGGCCGTGCACGGACGAAATGGGCATCACCTCGTCAAAGCCGAGGTTGTAGAACTCGTACATCTCCATGGGGGCATCGCCCACCTTGTCGCACTTGTTCACGGCCAGAATGATGGGCTTGTGGCTGCGGCGCAGCATGTGGGCCACATCCTCGTCCGCGGCGGTCAGGCCGTCGCGCACGTCCACCACCATGATGATGCAGTCTGCAGTGTCAATGGCGATCTGGGCCTGCTCCCGCATGTGGGCCAGAATGCCCTCGGTAGCCTTGGGCTCAATACCGCCGGTGTCCACCAGCAGGAAGTCATGGCCGTTCCACTCGCAGTTGGCAAAAATGCGGTCACGGGTAATGCCCGGCGTGTCCTCCACAATGGCAAGGCGCTGACCGCACAGCTTGTTGAACAGGGTGGATTTGCCCACGTTGGGGCGGCCCACCACTGCTACGATCGGTTTGCTCATAGGGGTTCCTCCTTTCTTACAACCCTCTCAGGCACGGCTTACGCCGCGCCAGCTCCCCCGAAAGGGGGAGCTTTTATCACTTCTGCCGAAAGATGCATAAAACCTCGCCCTTCGGGAGAGGTGGCATCGCGCAGCGATGACGGAGAGGGTTTTCTTTTATGCTCTTCTTCTCCTTGCAATGTGCAGGCCGCTACGCAGCAGGGCGCGGGCTTCGTCGCCGCCAGAGGTCGGCAACACCTCCACCTTCACGCCAAGGCGCTGGGCCAGCTGGTCGGTGGTGATGTCGTCCAGAAAGGTGTCTTTTTCCTCCCGCAGCATCACGGCGGGCACGCCCAGCGTGCCGCTGGTCAGCTTGCCCTCGCACTGAGCAATGATATCGGTCGCCGTTACAAGCCCGGCCACACCCACATTGCCGCCGAAGAATTTGTTCTTGATGGTGTGCACCGTCACCTCGATCATGGGGTACTGGCGGTGCAACTCAGCCATCATCTGGTGGATGAGCGGCGAAGCCATTTCGCCCGTGACCACGTCCATCTTTTTGGTGCCGTAGATGCGGTGGGGCTTTTCCAGCTCCGCCAGAAATTCCGAGGCATACAGGCGCATCATGCCCACGCCGTTTTCCAGCTGGTCGAAGTCCTCGTAGAACTCTTCCGGCGGGATGGGCCTGCCTGCCTTGAGGTACCATTCATCACTGGGATAAATGATGCGCTTGCCGTGGCGGCGCTTGCACTCATCGCCGAATTCTTCCATGATGTCGATGACTTCGGCGCTGGTCTTTGCATCATACGGTGTCTGCTTGAACAGCTTCTCGCGGTAGTCCGTCACACCGCAGGGCACCGCAGCGATGCTCTGCACCATAGGGGTCAGCTCCAAAAGGTCGGAGAGGGTACGGCGCAGCTCGTCGCCGTCGTTGATGCCGCGGCACAGCACCAGCTGACAGTTGACGGCGATGCCGCCCTCCACCAGACGGGGCAGATACTTGAGCACCTCGCCGCCGCGCTTGTTGGCCAGCATCCGCACACGGAGCTGCGGGTTCGTGGTGTGCACTGAAATGTTGATGGGCGAAATGTGCATCTTGATGATGCGGTCGATCTCGTGGTCCTGCATGTTCGTCATGGTGATATAGTTGCCGAACAAAAAGGAAAGCCGCTCGTCATCGTCCTTGAAGTAAAGACTCTCGCGCATACCGGGGGGCAGCTGGTCGATGAAGCAGAACATGCAGTGGTTGGAGCAGGAGTGCTTCTGATCGCCCAGATAGGTCTGGAAATCGCATCCAAAGGGACCGCGCTCCGTGCGCTGCACATCCCACTCGCGGATGCCGTCTGCCACCCTTGCTTTCAGGTGGAAGCTTTTGCTGTCAGTGTAGAAATCGTAGTCCAGACTGTCGTTCAGCTCGTTTTCGTCCACGCTCAAAAGCTCGTCACCCGGGCCAAGGCCCAGCACTTCCGCTTCGCTGCCGGGTTCCACCCGTGCGATCTTCATTGCCACCGCATCCACCTCCTTTCAGACAGAACAAGAAGGGGAAGGCATGCGCCCTCCCCTTCTGTACATAACACCATTATGCCACCAATTACGCGCAAATTAGGCCTTCTTGATGACTTCCTCGCCCTTGTAGTAACCGCAGTTGCCACATGCCTGGTGGGGGAGCTTCAGAGAGCCGCAGTTGCTGCACTTGACCAGTGCGGGGGCCTCCAGCTTCCAAACATTGCTGCGACGCTTGTCGCGGCGGGCCTTGGAAAGATGTCTCTTAGGTACTGCCATATTTTTGCACCTCCTTGATGGGTTTATCAGTTCAGCAGTGATTTAAGGATTGCGAGCCTTGTGTCTACGGGAGCTTCGGCATGCTCTGCCGGCTGGCAGGTGCATTCCGCCTTCTTTTTGCCGCACACGGGGCAAAGCCCGGCACAGTCGGCACTGCAAAGCAGCACCGTGGGGATCTGGAACATAAACTCCTGATTGAGCCATTCATCTACATCCAGATGTCCTTTTTCGTCCAGCGGAAGGTCAAAATCCGGGTCATCCAGATCCCGTTCCTTTACCGTCCACTCCGTATCGACCGTCTCCTCCCGAATGACCGGGTCCAGACAGCGGGCGCACTCTCCGTGCACCGATGCGTTTGCCCGCAGTGTCATCCGGACCTCGTCGCCGTCCGTCTCCGCTTCAAAAACAGCGGTGACCGGCTGCGGGATCCTTGCCCCGGCATAATCATGTGCAGATAAATCACACTGAAACTCTGCATGATAGGGTTGTCTGCCGGTGGCGATAAACTTTCTCAGGTCAAATTGCATAGTACACCTCTAAAAGGCTGCTTTGTTAGTATAGCGCCAACGCAGCCCTTTGTCAACACCAAAACAGGCAGAAAACCGAAAAAATTTAAATTTCCCGGTTCTCTGCCTGTTCAAAGTGGTTCAGATCCCGATTTTCCGGAATTACAGGTACTTCTTCACATCGTGGGGCAGTGCAGCCTCGTCAGCGCTGACGGTAACAGTCACCTTCACGCTGTCGCCTGCAATGGCTGCCATCTCGTCCAGCACAACGCCCAGACGGTTGATGTCATGATCCAGCACCTTCAGGATGCCGTCAATGTACAGGTCGGTGATATCGTAGTTGCTTGCCATCAGGCCGGCAACAAAGCCGTACAGCATTTCGCCGCCGGAGATCTTGTACTCGTCCAGGTCGATCAGACGTGCAGCAGGAGCGATGTCGTAGGTGAGCTTCATGCCCTTTTCAACGACGACCACGTTGCCCTTGGAGGTCTTGACCGCATCATTGATCTGGTCGATCATAGCCTTGGTCTTGCCGGAGCCCTTGGTACCAACAATCAGTTTAATCATAGTTCAGTCCTCCTGTATTTTCCACGCCTTGCGGCGGGAGATCATTTTTATTTACTTCAGCTTTGCTTCCAGCTCGGCGGTCAGGCCTTCGTAGCCCGGCTTGCCCAGCAGAGCAAACATATTCTTTTTATAGCTCTCAACGCCCGGCTGATTGAAGGGATTGACGCTGAGCAGATAACCGCTGCAGGCACATGCACGCCAGAAGAAGTAGATCAGGTAGCCCACATTGTAAGCGGTCAGGTCGTCCACCTCGATCAGCACTTCGGGCACGCCGCCGTCGGTGTGTGCCAAAATGGTACCCTCCATGGCCTTGCGGTTGACAACGCTCATGTTCTGGTTTGCCAGGAAGTTCAGGCCGTCAAAGTTGCCTTCCAGCGGGTCGATGAACAGATCCTGTGCAGGCTTCTTCACGTCCACGATGGTCTCGAACATGGTGCGGGAGCCTTCCTGAATGAACTGACCCATGGAGTGCAGATCGGTGGAGAAGATGCAGCTTGCGGGGAACAGGCCCTTGTTGTCCTTGCCCTCGCTCTCGCCGAACAGCTGCTTGTACCACTCGTTCATCAGGGCGAAGTCCGGCTCGTAGCACTCCAGAATTTCAACGCTCTTGCCCTTGCGGTACAGGATGTTGCGGATGGCAGCATACTTGTAAGCGTCGTTGTCCTTGCTCAGAACGGAGAAGCGCTCCATGGAATCGGCAGCGCCCTTCATCAGGTCGTCGATGCTGATACCGGCAGCAGCAATGGGCAGCAGGCCCACAGCGCTCAGCACGGAGTAGCGGCCGCCCACGTCGTCGGGGACCACGAAGGTGGGCCAGCCCTGTGCGTCGGCCAGCTGCTTCAGGGTGCCCTTGGCACGGTCGGTGGTGGCGTAGATGCGCTTGTTGGCTTCTTCCACGCCCATCTCCTTTTCCAGCAGCTCACGCAGCACGCGGAATGCCAGAGAAGTCTCGGTGGTAGTGCCGGACTTGGAAATGACGTTGATGGAGAAGCGCTTGCCCTTGCACAGGCTGATGATGTTATTCAGGTAGGTGGGGCTGATGCTGTTGCCGCAGAAGTAGATCTTGGGGCCATTTTCCAGCTCATTGTGGAACTGGCCCTTGACGGCCTCGATGACAGCGCGTGCGCCCAGATAGCTGCCGCCAATGCCGGCCACCACCAGCACATCGGAATCCTCGCGGATCTTTGCGGCGGCTTCCTTGATGCGGGCGAACTCTTCCTTATCATAATCACGGGGCAGATACATCCAGCCGAGGAAATCATTGCCCGGGCCGGACTTTGCTTCCAGCTGGTTATGGGCAGCTTCCACCTGCGGATAGATGGCTGCATATTCCTCTTCGCTGATAAAGCTGGAGAGGTGTTTTGTGTTCAGTGCGACGCTCATTTTATTATAACCTCCAAACGATTTGCCGGGCCTTTGCCCTGCGAGGAAATATCTTGGTATAAGTGTACCGTTCCCTCCGGGCAAAGTCAAGGTCAAAATCCTTGGATTTCATACAATTTTAATAGTGTTTTTTTGTTTCTTCATCCAGAATTGTTCACACAGACAGTTCCACGCAGCTTACCGCAGCGCGCTTTTGTACGCTGAAGCGTGCATTCAGCTTTCGCAGCCGGTCAAAGCGTCCCACAACAGGCCGAATGCGGTGCCAAAGTCCATTTTTTCAGCATCGGCAGCGGTGCGCACCTCGTACTCGCCCAGTTGGGTCTCCCCGCTCAGGATGCGCACCGTGCCAACGGTCTGGCCCAGCTGCACCGGTGCTTCCAGCTCCTGCGGCAGATCCAGCTGCGCGGTGAGGGCGGCGGCGTTTTCCTTGGGCATCAGCAGCGTTTCGGGCAGAGCGGTGTAGTCCAGCGGTACGCTTTCCTCTGCACTGCCCTTTACTTTTATAAGAAGAGGCCGATCCTCCATGGCGGGCAGCGGCACGGCGGCGTAGGCCGCAAAGCCATAGTCCAGCAGGGTGGTGGCCGCTGTGAACCGCTCCGAGCTGGAGAGCGACCCCAGCACCACGGCGATCAGGTCCAGCCCGTCGCGGGTGGCGCTGGCGCTGATGCACACGCCCGCGCCGCTGGTGGTGCCGGTTTTCAGGCCGGTGATGCCGTTGTAGCGCTTGAGCAGCTTGTTGGTGTTCACCAGCTGGGTGGCACCGCCGCGCAGGGTGTCCGTCCAGATGCCGGTATAGTGCAGCACCTCCGGGCAGGTGTTCAAAATCTCGCGGCTCATGATGGCAACATCGTGGGCGGTGGAAAGATGCCCTTCGGTGTCCAGCCCGCAGGCATTGTGGAAGGTGGTGTTCACCATGCCCAGTTCTGCTGCGCGGGCGTTCATCATCTGCACAAAGCCCGGCTCGCTGCCTCCCACCAGCTCTGCCACAGCCACAGCGGCATCATTGGCAGAGGACACACAAATGGCTTTGATCATCTCGTCCAGCGTGAACTGCTCCCCCGGCTCCAGCCAGATCTGACTGCCGCCCATGTGGTAGGCGTGTTCACTTACCGGCACCAGCGTGTCCATGGCAATGCGGCCGTCGTGCACGGCTTCAAAGGTGAGCAGCAGGGTCATTACCTTGGTAATGGATGCAATGGGCATCTGCTGGTCGGCGTTCTTTTCATATAATATAGTGCCCGTCTGCTGATCGATCAGGCAGGCGGCGCGGCAGGGCAGCTCCAAGGCAGGCTGTGCCGCCGCGGGCTGCACCGGCTGGGTCTGGTCTGCAGCCGCCTGCACCGCCGGGTTTTGCTGCCGCAGCCCATTGCCCTGCGCCGTGCCAAAGGCCAGCGCAAACAGCCAGAAGCACACCACCCCTGCACACAAAAGCGCCAAGTTTTTCCGCTCCATTTCGGTCCCTCCCTGCGCAATGTCTCTTGCTGAGAGAGTATGCAGGGGCCTTTTTGTTTAGAATATCCTGCGCCCGCACCGCAGCCTGCATTTTTT
Above is a genomic segment from Faecalibacterium taiwanense containing:
- a CDS encoding transporter; amino-acid sequence: MDNSSSHVESRWRTQLRNRIIQASSLLEILLSGLVLIGLLLSAVPLIKWMPGLLFDGNEVEIRIFLERSLDIVIGIEFIKMLAKHSPGSSLEVLLYAIARHLVVGHDSAVENLLSVGAIALIFIVRKFFFVPAFGAHLPDGHPAPDLSPRQSGIPADAFLSRLKERAKAEAAEAIPSEEETFDEYDFEQAAPEPK
- a CDS encoding substrate-binding domain-containing protein, translating into MKNAKISRRSFLLGLAACSAAGILTACKGDDTPASSASTSPEAPASSVSELEPIGLFTVEDFPKLDGSTACIPLMAQMMADTTGIDLEVAQSGISVSTTAYAWENFGLYPDEEYTARMLVVYEAPDYVKEELKEANAQLEQKPIGRDALVFIVNENNPVKSLTRQQLKDIYAGKITNWKEVGGEDLAIVPFQRGEDSGSQTLFRKLLIQGGELMDPPTELAPAAMGELVDSIAAYNNSANAIGFSVYYYIDQMYSQPGLRLLAVDGVTPSNDTIASESYPLCNEFYAVLHADAAADSPERQLYDWLDTAAGQDCIKKSGYVAVAPATAANSAV
- a CDS encoding D-alanyl-D-alanine carboxypeptidase family protein produces the protein MERKNLALLCAGVVCFWLFALAFGTAQGNGLRQQNPAVQAAADQTQPVQPAAAQPALELPCRAACLIDQQTGTILYEKNADQQMPIASITKVMTLLLTFEAVHDGRIAMDTLVPVSEHAYHMGGSQIWLEPGEQFTLDEMIKAICVSSANDAAVAVAELVGGSEPGFVQMMNARAAELGMVNTTFHNACGLDTEGHLSTAHDVAIMSREILNTCPEVLHYTGIWTDTLRGGATQLVNTNKLLKRYNGITGLKTGTTSGAGVCISASATRDGLDLIAVVLGSLSSSERFTAATTLLDYGFAAYAAVPLPAMEDRPLLIKVKGSAEESVPLDYTALPETLLMPKENAAALTAQLDLPQELEAPVQLGQTVGTVRILSGETQLGEYEVRTAADAEKMDFGTAFGLLWDALTGCES
- a CDS encoding DUF512 domain-containing protein, translating into MKIARVEPGSEAEVLGLGPGDELLSVDENELNDSLDYDFYTDSKSFHLKARVADGIREWDVQRTERGPFGCDFQTYLGDQKHSCSNHCMFCFIDQLPPGMRESLYFKDDDERLSFLFGNYITMTNMQDHEIDRIIKMHISPINISVHTTNPQLRVRMLANKRGGEVLKYLPRLVEGGIAVNCQLVLCRGINDGDELRRTLSDLLELTPMVQSIAAVPCGVTDYREKLFKQTPYDAKTSAEVIDIMEEFGDECKRRHGKRIIYPSDEWYLKAGRPIPPEEFYEDFDQLENGVGMMRLYASEFLAELEKPHRIYGTKKMDVVTGEMASPLIHQMMAELHRQYPMIEVTVHTIKNKFFGGNVGVAGLVTATDIIAQCEGKLTSGTLGVPAVMLREEKDTFLDDITTDQLAQRLGVKVEVLPTSGGDEARALLRSGLHIARRRRA
- the der gene encoding ribosome biogenesis GTPase Der → MSKPIVAVVGRPNVGKSTLFNKLCGQRLAIVEDTPGITRDRIFANCEWNGHDFLLVDTGGIEPKATEGILAHMREQAQIAIDTADCIIMVVDVRDGLTAADEDVAHMLRRSHKPIILAVNKCDKVGDAPMEMYEFYNLGFDEVMPISSVHGHGTGDLLDAVCAHLDFSETVVEEDRIPVAIIGRPNVGKSSLTNRILGENRMIVANEAGTTRDAIDTPVDNAYGKFIFTDTAGLRKRSNITDGLERYMVVRALAAVERSRVALILVDATVGFTEQDSKVAGYAHDQGKACIIVVNKWDAVEGKETNTMELQRRDYAECFSFMGYAPIIFISAQTGYNVNKLMQLIRDVDSQNGARVPTGVLNEMLARATARMQPPSDKGRRLKIFYLTQASTRPPTFVAFVNSKQLFHFSYQRYLINQIRENFGLEHTPIRLVIRERGSGEVGAKDV
- the plsY gene encoding glycerol-3-phosphate 1-O-acyltransferase PlsY, which codes for MMKAILIAAATILQAYLLGSVDTGILVSKFVYHDDVRNHGSGAAGMTNMLRTFGKKAAAMTATGDVLKGVLAVCIGRWLFHMLPADAGVSPYLGVYLAAIFAVLGHLYPLYFGFKGGKGVLVAAGAILAIQPVLLPFLAIIFLVCLIPTGMVSLGSVAMAALYPVLTIIYGSLQGYAAGDMLVCAIGSGFMSGMVIYMHRANIQRIREGKEYRFGKHNKK
- the rpmF gene encoding 50S ribosomal protein L32; this encodes MAVPKRHLSKARRDKRRSNVWKLEAPALVKCSNCGSLKLPHQACGNCGYYKGEEVIKKA
- a CDS encoding DUF177 domain-containing protein, producing MQFDLRKFIATGRQPYHAEFQCDLSAHDYAGARIPQPVTAVFEAETDGDEVRMTLRANASVHGECARCLDPVIREETVDTEWTVKERDLDDPDFDLPLDEKGHLDVDEWLNQEFMFQIPTVLLCSADCAGLCPVCGKKKAECTCQPAEHAEAPVDTRLAILKSLLN
- a CDS encoding glucose-6-phosphate isomerase; its protein translation is MSVALNTKHLSSFISEEEYAAIYPQVEAAHNQLEAKSGPGNDFLGWMYLPRDYDKEEFARIKEAAAKIREDSDVLVVAGIGGSYLGARAVIEAVKGQFHNELENGPKIYFCGNSISPTYLNNIISLCKGKRFSINVISKSGTTTETSLAFRVLRELLEKEMGVEEANKRIYATTDRAKGTLKQLADAQGWPTFVVPDDVGGRYSVLSAVGLLPIAAAGISIDDLMKGAADSMERFSVLSKDNDAYKYAAIRNILYRKGKSVEILECYEPDFALMNEWYKQLFGESEGKDNKGLFPASCIFSTDLHSMGQFIQEGSRTMFETIVDVKKPAQDLFIDPLEGNFDGLNFLANQNMSVVNRKAMEGTILAHTDGGVPEVLIEVDDLTAYNVGYLIYFFWRACACSGYLLSVNPFNQPGVESYKKNMFALLGKPGYEGLTAELEAKLK